The following nucleotide sequence is from Deinococcus radiopugnans ATCC 19172.
GGCCTGCCCTTCGCGGCGCTGGACACCACCTGGGCCGAACACCGTCAGAAGCTTGAGGAGATGGCCGCCCACGTGACCGAGACGCCGGGGCGCACCTTCTGGCACCAGTTTTTCGGTGAGATCGACGCGCTGGACTGGCTGCGGATGGTCGCCATGCACCTGCGCAACCACCGCAAGCTGCTGGAGGAGAGCGCCGCCGCATGAGCGATCCGAACGTCAAGACCGACAAGGGCACGCGCGGCCACGAGCTGGACATCCACGTCACCTTCACGCACCCGCTGCCCGAAGCGCAGGCGCTGGCCGCCCTGCTGGTGCTGGATGGCTTCCGCGTGGAGCTGTATCGCCCGCACCCGGCGCCCACCCGGCCCCCCAGCGAATCCGTGCCGCAGCCGGAAGTGACGCCCGACATTCCCTCCGCCCGCCTGACCGGCCCCCTGCGTGACCCGGAGGCGGTGCGCGCGGGCCTGAGCGCCCTGCTGGGCAAGGACGCCCGCTACGTGGAGGTCGGCGTGCGCGGCTTCCTGCGCAGCACGACGGGGCAGACCGACTGGATGCCCTGGAAGCTGAACAAGGTGCTGAAGCGGGCCGAGGCGGGGAAAGTGGGATTCGAGGAAGCCGTGCGCTACGTGCTGGAGTAGTGGCCGCAGAGTAGCTGGCTGGTCGCGCTGGCGGTTATTTTTGCGGCCTGGATGTGGCGAGCGCCCGCGCGAACGGGGGAAATGCTTGAAGCCGCCTCTGTTCCGCTGCGTTGAGGGGAACATAAAAAAGGGAAGGAGAGGGAGCCGGATCATATGGCCCTCTCTCCCGTCATCGGCTGCCGGGTCTGACTAGCCGCTCCCCACCACCCCGCCCTCACCCTTCATTGCGACCCTGGGCCGGGCCAGCAGCATCCAGACCAGCGCCGCCACCAGCACCGCGCCGCTCAGCAGGTACGGTGCGCCGTGGCTGACGCTCTGATACAGGCCGGTGCCGAGCAGCGGGCCGGTCATGCGGCCCAGCGCCAGCGCGCTGCTGTTCAGGCCCGCCACTGCGCCCTGCTGGTTGGCGGGCACGCTCAGGCTCAGGGCGGCGCTTAGGGTGGGCGACAGGATCGCGCTGCCGATGCCGATGACCGCCAGGGCGGCAGTGATCGGCCAGTAGGTCCGCATCTGCGGCAGCAGGAACATGCCCGCCGCCATGACGGCCAGCCCGATCCAGATCAGGACGGTGGGCTGGATGCGCTTGCTCAGCGGGCGGATCGCGCCGCCCTGCACGGCGGCGGCCACGATGCCAAACACCGCCAGCATGCCGCCCACCGTGCGGGCGGTGCTGCCGGGGCTCAGCTTCAGGGTGTCTTGCACATAAAAGGCGATGGTCTGTTCCATGCCCACACTCGCCAGGGTGGACAGCGCGCTGACCGCCAGAAACAGCGGAATGGCCCCGCGCGTCAGCAGGGCGCGGCGGTCGCCCTTGCCCATCGGCACCGAGTCGGCGCGGCGCGTTTCGGGCAGCACCCGGTACGCCACAGCGGCGGTGACCAGCCCCAGCACGGCGGAAAAGTAGATCGGGGTGGTCAGGCTGAAGGTGCTGAGCAGGCCGCCCAGCGCGGGGCCAAAGACCACGCCCAGCCCGAAGGCCGCGCCGATCAGACCCAGGCTGGCGGCGCGGTCCTTCTCACTGCTCAGGTCGGCCATCATCGCCTGCGCGGTGGGCAGGGTGGCGCTGCTCAGAATGCCGCCGATCACGCGCGAGGCCAGCAGCAGTCCGAACAGCACGCCGCCCGCCAGCACTCCCTGCAGCCCCAGATGCGCGACGTACCCGAACAGCCCGAAACTGATCGAGAAGCCAATCAGGCCCATGATTAGCACCGGCTTGCGGCCCACCCGCTCGCTGCGTGACCCCCAGATCGGTGAGAAGACAAACTGCATCAGGCTGTACACCGTGGAAAACCACCCCACCTGCGTCTCCGAGAGGCCCAGTTCGCGGCCCAGCGGGGCCAGGATGGGAAACAGCACGCTCAGGCCCAGCATGGCGATAAAAATGGTGAAGAAGAGGATGATCTTGGTGCTGGCGGCGGGTCTGCCGCTGCCAGTCGGTGGGGGAGAGTCGCGCTCGGTCATGTCCACAGTGTATACCCCGACTGACCGGTCGGTAAGTTCAATAAAAGCTGTGCATCATCTTTAAGCTGACCATGAGATGAACGGACGCTGGAGACTTCGGTCCCTGTTCGGCCAGTGGCCTGCAGCGGTATACTTTTTGACGGGTCAATCCCATCTTCAGCTCATTCACGGCACGGTGCCGCCTCGCGGCGCATGGTTTATCTGCAGATTGCAGTGGTCCGTGGCTGTCCGCTGCCCTTCCCATCTCTGATCCCTACTGGAAGCGATTCAACCGTCGCTCCGCTCAAGGAGAAAGCATGAAAAAAGCACTGACCATCCTGTCCCTCGCCCTGCTGGGTCAAGCCAGCGCCGCCAACATCACCGTCTGGACGCACTTCGGCGGCCCCGAGTTGGACTGGCTCAAGCAGCAGGCCGCCACCTTCGACAAGAAGGGCAACAAGACCACCATCGTCAGCGTGCCGTTTGATCAGATTCCCGACAAGCTGATCCAGAGCGCCCCCAAGGGTCAGGGGCCCGACGTGATCGTGACCCTGCCGCAGGACCGTCTGGGCCAGCTCGCGGCGGCGGGCGTGATCGAGCCGATGGACAAGTACATCACCAGCAAGACCGACTTCGACAAGACCGGGCTGCAGGCCATGACCTACCAGGGCAAGCTGTTCGGCATCCCCATGTTCGCCGAGGCCGTGGCGCTGGTGTACAACAAGAAGCTGGTGTCCAAGGCGCCCACCACCTGGGCCGAGTTCCTCAAGACCGCGCAGGCCAACACCGGCAACGGCAAGTTCGGCTTCCTGACGGACCTGTCCAACGCCTACCAGAACTACGGAGTGATCAGCGCCTACGGCGGCTACGTGTTCAAGAACACGGGCGGCACGCTGAACACCAAGGACATCGGGCTGGCCAACGCCGGGGCCGACAAGGCCAGCGCGTTCCTGAACGACCTGCGCTACAAGTACAACCTGGTGCCTGAAGGCGTGTCCGGCGATGTGGCCAAGGGTGCCTTTACTGACGGACGGCTGGCGATGTACCTGACCGGTCCCTGGGACATGGGCGACATCAAGAAGGCGGGCATCGATTACGGCATCGTCACCTTCCCCACCCCTCCCGGCGCCACCGGCAAGTGGAGCCCCTTCGTGGGCGTGCAGGGCACCATGATCAACGCCTACAGCAAGAACAAGGTGGCGGCGGCGGGCTTTGCCAAGCAGATCAGTAGCAGCGACGCGCAGTACGCCTTCAACAAGGCCGGCGGACGCATTCCGGTCAGCCTGAGCGCGCGCACCCGGCTCAAGAGTGACCCGGTGGTGTCGGGCTTCGGCAAGGCCATCAGCGCGGGCACCCCCATGCCCAACGTGCCGGCGATGGGCGCGGTGTGGGCGCCCTGGAGCGCCGCCATCGCCCAGAGCGTGCAGAAGCCCAACCCGGACTACAAGCAGATTCTGGACAAGGCCGTGCAGGAAATTCAGGGCAACATCAAGTAAACACGCTGCAGTGTTGAGGTGGACGGGCGAGGGCGGCCCGTCCACCTTTCTGTGGGCGCGTCTATAGTTGCCGTCTGTTCACCGAATCACAATGTAACGGTCTCCACCATGAATCGCCCTATGATTTCCCCCTGACCCCTTCAAAGCCTCTTTCAAAGGAGACGGCGCATCCCATGACCGCGATTCCCCATCCCCCCCGTTTTGGTGTCCGCTCCAACGTTCCGCCGGAAGGGACGAAGGGCGTGCTGATTGCCGTTCTGATCCTGGCCGTGATGCTGGGCGGGGCGGTGCTGATCGGCTGGCTGCTGAGCGGGCTGACCGCCCGCATCTACCCTGAAGCGCCGCCCTACATGATCCTGATCTACGGCGTGGCCGCGCTGCTGCTGATGCTGCCGGTGGTGCTGCGGCTGTTTCCGTGGATGGTCAACTGGTATTACCTGTTCCCGGCGCTGGTGTTTCTGGCCGCCTTCACCATTTTGCCCATCGTGCTGACCGTCAATTACGCCTTTACCAACTACAACGCGGTCAACAGCGGCAACCCGGACTCGGCGCTGCGGACCACGGCGACGATCAGCCCCGATAAACGGGTGGTGACGTTGGGCGAAACGCCGCAATCAGACAGTGTGCAGGAGTACCTGCGTTGCGATACGCCCGACTGCGCGGGCAAAACACTGGTGCTGTTTGACGATCAGGCCTCGGTGCCGTTCAAGGCCAAGATTGCCAGCGTGGACGGCCTGCAGGTCACGTTGGCCTCGCCCTTCACCGCCAACATTGAGGTGGCGCGGGCCACCCGCCTGAACAACATCAGCTACATCGGGCTGGCGAACTTCCGCGAGATTTTCGCCAAGGCCAGCCGCGCCCTGATTCCGGTGTTCATCTGGACGGTGGTGTTCGCGTTTTCCACCGTGACCATCAACGCCATCGCCGGGCTGGTGCTGGGCATCTTGCTGTACAACAAGAACCTCAAGGGCCGCAATGTGTACCGCACCCTGCTGTTTTTGCCGTGGGCCATTCCCGCCGTGATCAGCGTGCAGATGTGGGTGGCGCTGCTGAACCAGCAGTTCGGCATCGTGAACAAGGGGCTGGGCCTGCTGGGCTTCGCCGCCGTGCCGTGGCTGAACGATCCGTTGTGGGCCAAGGTCAGCGTGCTGGTGGTCAACCTGTGGCTGGGCTTTCCCTACATGATGACGGCCACCATCAGCGCCCTCTCGACCATCAACGAGGATCTGTACGAGGCCGCCAGCATTGACGGGGCCAGCCGCCTGCAGCAGATCTCGAACATCACGCTGCCGCTGCTGCGCAACAGCTTCACGCCGATTCTGCTGTCGGGCTTCGCCTTCAACTTCAACAACTTCGGCATCATCTACCTGCTCACGCAGGGCGGGCCGGACCAGCAGGGCCGCGAGGCCACCGCGCGCAGCACCGACATTCTGCTGTCGTGGGGGTACAACACGGCCTTTGCCTCCAGCGGCCAGTCCAACTACTCGCTGGCCAGCGCCATCGCGCTGATCATCTTCTTCCTGACGCTCGCCATTTCGCTGGTGAACTTCAAGGCGGCTGGCGTCTTCGAGGAGGCCCGCAAGTGACCGCCGTACCGAATCAGAACGCGCCTGGCCAGGATGCGGGCGACCGTGAAGTCTACGTGCACCGCGAACCCAGCCTGCTGAGAAAAGCCCTGCCGTGGCTGGTGCTGGCCGCGCTGGTCCTCGCCGTCGGCGTGCTGGCGTTCTACCTGAACAAGAGCATGGTGGGCCGCCAGAAGAGCTTTACCATCTACTTCGTCGAGCGCGGCTGGGTGCGCTTCCTGCTGTTCCTGCTGGCCGCCAGCGGCGTGCTGGCCCTGACCAGCCTGATCGGCCAGCGCGTCGGCATGGCCCGCACCGGTCGCAAAATCAGTTACGCCGCCGTGCTGGGCGTGCAGCTCACCCACCTGTTTTTAATCCTGGTGGTTCTGGTGGCGATCTACCCGCTGTTCTACGTCCTCATCGCCGCCTTCGATCCACGCAACAGCCTGTTTGCCTTCCCGGATTTTTCCAATCCCAACATCCTGTACAAGACCGGGCT
It contains:
- a CDS encoding maltose ABC transporter substrate-binding protein: MKKALTILSLALLGQASAANITVWTHFGGPELDWLKQQAATFDKKGNKTTIVSVPFDQIPDKLIQSAPKGQGPDVIVTLPQDRLGQLAAAGVIEPMDKYITSKTDFDKTGLQAMTYQGKLFGIPMFAEAVALVYNKKLVSKAPTTWAEFLKTAQANTGNGKFGFLTDLSNAYQNYGVISAYGGYVFKNTGGTLNTKDIGLANAGADKASAFLNDLRYKYNLVPEGVSGDVAKGAFTDGRLAMYLTGPWDMGDIKKAGIDYGIVTFPTPPGATGKWSPFVGVQGTMINAYSKNKVAAAGFAKQISSSDAQYAFNKAGGRIPVSLSARTRLKSDPVVSGFGKAISAGTPMPNVPAMGAVWAPWSAAIAQSVQKPNPDYKQILDKAVQEIQGNIK
- a CDS encoding MFS transporter; the encoded protein is MTERDSPPPTGSGRPAASTKIILFFTIFIAMLGLSVLFPILAPLGRELGLSETQVGWFSTVYSLMQFVFSPIWGSRSERVGRKPVLIMGLIGFSISFGLFGYVAHLGLQGVLAGGVLFGLLLASRVIGGILSSATLPTAQAMMADLSSEKDRAASLGLIGAAFGLGVVFGPALGGLLSTFSLTTPIYFSAVLGLVTAAVAYRVLPETRRADSVPMGKGDRRALLTRGAIPLFLAVSALSTLASVGMEQTIAFYVQDTLKLSPGSTARTVGGMLAVFGIVAAAVQGGAIRPLSKRIQPTVLIWIGLAVMAAGMFLLPQMRTYWPITAALAVIGIGSAILSPTLSAALSLSVPANQQGAVAGLNSSALALGRMTGPLLGTGLYQSVSHGAPYLLSGAVLVAALVWMLLARPRVAMKGEGGVVGSG
- a CDS encoding ABC transporter permease subunit; its protein translation is MTAIPHPPRFGVRSNVPPEGTKGVLIAVLILAVMLGGAVLIGWLLSGLTARIYPEAPPYMILIYGVAALLLMLPVVLRLFPWMVNWYYLFPALVFLAAFTILPIVLTVNYAFTNYNAVNSGNPDSALRTTATISPDKRVVTLGETPQSDSVQEYLRCDTPDCAGKTLVLFDDQASVPFKAKIASVDGLQVTLASPFTANIEVARATRLNNISYIGLANFREIFAKASRALIPVFIWTVVFAFSTVTINAIAGLVLGILLYNKNLKGRNVYRTLLFLPWAIPAVISVQMWVALLNQQFGIVNKGLGLLGFAAVPWLNDPLWAKVSVLVVNLWLGFPYMMTATISALSTINEDLYEAASIDGASRLQQISNITLPLLRNSFTPILLSGFAFNFNNFGIIYLLTQGGPDQQGREATARSTDILLSWGYNTAFASSGQSNYSLASAIALIIFFLTLAISLVNFKAAGVFEEARK